The genome window AGATCGAAGTCGCTTTTCCGTCGGCATCGCAAACCGATTTCGATTTCGTACGCCAATTGATTGATGAGCAGCACATACCGGACGATGTGACTATTGAAGTGCTTACCCATGCCCGCGAACATTTGATCCGGCGTACTGTCGCATCGCTGAAAGGAGCACGTCGCGTAATCGTGCATATTGTTAACGCTACGTCGAAACCGTTTCGTGAACTGGTATTGGGAATGAGCAAGAACGAAATCATCGCAATGGCGGTATCCTCCGTGAAGTTGACGAAACAGTTGATCGCCGATTGCCCGGAAACCGAGTGGGTGCTGGAATATAGCCTGGAAACCTTCACTGCAACCGAGCTGGATTTCGCTATTGCAGTCTGCGATGAGGTAAGCAAAGCATGGGGGGCGACGCCGGATCACAAAATCATTCTCAATTTGCCGTCGTCGGTGGAAGTGACGACACCGAATATCTATGCCGATCAAATCGAATGGATGCATCGTCACATCGCTCGCCGCGACAGCGTCATCCTCAGTGTGCATCCACATAATGATCGCGGCACGGCGGTCGCTGCCGCCGAATTGGCGGTGATGGCAGGGGCCGACCGGGTCGAAGGCTGTCTGTTCGGTAATGGTGAACGCACGGGCAATGTCGATCTGGTCACGCTGGCGTTAAATCTATATACCCAAGGCATTTCGCCTGGCCTGGATTTTTCGGACATCAATGCAGTGGCGCGTACCTTTGAGGACTGTACCCAACTGCCTATTCATCCGCGCCACCCTTATGTCGGCGACCTTGTGTTCACTGCCTTTTCCGGTTCGCATCAGGATGCGATCAAAAAGGGTTTTGCCGCACAAAACCCGGTTGATTTTTGGAATGTACCCTACTTGCCGTTTGACCCGGCCGACCTTGGCCGCAGCTATGACTCAATGATCAGAATCAATAGCCAGTCCGGCAAGGGCGGCATTGCACATTTGCTGGAATCGCAGTATGCAGTGGCTTTACCGCGCCGTTTGCAGGTCGAGTTCTCCGGGGTGGTGCAAAAACAGACCGACATCCATGGAGGGGAAATGAGTGCCGCCGATTTGTGGCAACTGTTTTCGCAAACTTATCTCGATACCGTCGATCCGATGCGCTATGTCGAACACCATCTTTACGAACATGACATCGGTCAGGGTGTACGCCTTGTTGTGGCAATGAATGGAACGGTGCATGTGCTGGCCGGTCAAGGCAATGGCCCAATTGATGCCGCCGTACATGCCTTGAGCGGCATCGGCATGTACATAAACGTTCGTAGCTTTGAAGAACGTTCCATGGGTTGCAGCGCCGATGGCGGAGAAGCCCGCGCCTGCGCTTTTATCGAGATCATACCGTCAAACAGTCGCGGCCATTATTATGGAGTTGGCATGGATAGCAATATTGTCACCGCGTCAATCAAAGCATTGATAAGCGGCATTAATCGGTTGGTGAATGGCGGTGTTGACTCAACACTGCCCCGTTAGAATGCGGATAGCGACAGGCTTTCCGCTTTCCCGAAGTTAGCCCC of Candidatus Methylospira mobilis contains these proteins:
- the leuA gene encoding 2-isopropylmalate synthase, whose amino-acid sequence is MLQNPSTKYRSFRPVRLTDRQWPNQTLTAPPIWMSTDLRDGNQALFEPMNAERKLRLFQTLCDIGFKEIEVAFPSASQTDFDFVRQLIDEQHIPDDVTIEVLTHAREHLIRRTVASLKGARRVIVHIVNATSKPFRELVLGMSKNEIIAMAVSSVKLTKQLIADCPETEWVLEYSLETFTATELDFAIAVCDEVSKAWGATPDHKIILNLPSSVEVTTPNIYADQIEWMHRHIARRDSVILSVHPHNDRGTAVAAAELAVMAGADRVEGCLFGNGERTGNVDLVTLALNLYTQGISPGLDFSDINAVARTFEDCTQLPIHPRHPYVGDLVFTAFSGSHQDAIKKGFAAQNPVDFWNVPYLPFDPADLGRSYDSMIRINSQSGKGGIAHLLESQYAVALPRRLQVEFSGVVQKQTDIHGGEMSAADLWQLFSQTYLDTVDPMRYVEHHLYEHDIGQGVRLVVAMNGTVHVLAGQGNGPIDAAVHALSGIGMYINVRSFEERSMGCSADGGEARACAFIEIIPSNSRGHYYGVGMDSNIVTASIKALISGINRLVNGGVDSTLPR